In the Chroococcidiopsis sp. SAG 2025 genome, one interval contains:
- a CDS encoding Crp/Fnr family transcriptional regulator, with translation MPYRNSSSKLRCIKNHLKLDRDRGLAEVMGVYSNPLSDIGSFARDRMTAFNFDLLPANLISAMTYQKLAAGEILFYQNDPATAIFAVESGRVSLIHYTEAGKTVNHYSVMAGEYFAEVALFNEIYVCTVIAEIPSRIVSFPKQLFLTTLAQEPQLATAFIEQLARRLHYTKILLELRGIRSARERVLHYLRVMVPPNEKTVNLDRPLKQIAGDIGISPEVFSRTLTQLQNEQLITRVKRRMTLNG, from the coding sequence ATGCCCTATCGCAACAGCAGTAGTAAATTACGCTGTATCAAGAATCATCTCAAACTCGATCGCGATCGAGGATTGGCTGAGGTAATGGGAGTATACTCCAATCCACTGAGCGATATTGGAAGTTTTGCACGCGATCGTATGACTGCCTTCAACTTCGATCTTTTGCCTGCCAACCTCATAAGTGCAATGACTTACCAAAAGCTAGCTGCTGGAGAAATTCTTTTCTATCAAAACGATCCGGCAACGGCTATCTTTGCCGTTGAGTCCGGGCGAGTTAGTTTGATTCATTACACCGAAGCAGGCAAGACTGTCAATCACTATTCCGTGATGGCTGGAGAGTACTTTGCTGAAGTTGCGCTGTTTAACGAAATTTATGTATGTACGGTGATTGCTGAAATTCCCTCGCGGATTGTTTCTTTTCCGAAGCAGCTATTCTTAACTACGCTAGCGCAAGAGCCACAGCTAGCAACAGCTTTTATCGAGCAGCTAGCACGCCGATTGCATTATACAAAAATCTTGTTGGAATTGCGGGGGATTCGTTCTGCCCGCGAACGAGTGTTACATTACCTGCGTGTGATGGTTCCTCCCAATGAAAAAACGGTAAATCTAGACCGTCCTTTAAAACAAATTGCTGGCGATATCGGCATCAGCCCTGAAGTTTTCTCTCGGACGCTGACGCAATTACAAAATGAGCAGTTAATTACTCGCGTGAAAAGAAGAATGACTTTAAATGGCTGA